From one Triticum aestivum cultivar Chinese Spring chromosome 4B, IWGSC CS RefSeq v2.1, whole genome shotgun sequence genomic stretch:
- the LOC123094570 gene encoding probable methyltransferase PMT26: MALFDRNQRPRSSLFSTATIVVFAALCLVGFWMVTPPSPEAVPAATATASTADVKKAAEAVVKEKEEDRSIDATNNFKQDSANVVAEATTAAVEAEKPTVDAKGGEADGEKPASKNQSFDDENGRTEGGELVKPETAETDGAAAAAAAVAASQGKSVEDTVTDFKEQASTDTKETVGSGGQDANTEKTPADTKESIVSQEENPKEAAGGGSSKKQTFDDENGKMEGVDVVKDDGNKTFISEDNAKPIMEETTTAATDKMEDAAAVGISTEASSVTNPDDTKRSDIVEEDQKLLPEPLPNGQAELLTEPAAQNGSFTTQAAESTNEQKTRAEKNKNKKKKKKAASKAEAEPEREPEAAVLSPAHVWKLCNTSTGEDYIPCLDNEAAIKKLKTDIHYEHRERHCPAHPPTCLVPAPPSYKDPIRWPVSRSKIWYHNVPHTQLAEFKKRQNWVKVSGEYLTFPGGGTQFKTGGALHYIDLIQQAFPEVAWGRRSRVVLDVGCGVASFGGFMFERGVLTMSFAPKDEHEAQVQFALERGIPAISAVMGTKRLQFPSNVFDIVHCARCRVPWHINGGLLLLEVNRLVRPGGFFVWSATPVYQKLAEDVEIWGEMVKLTKAMCWEMVAKTRDTIDRVGLVIFRKPMSNHCYETRRQTEPPLCHPSDDPNAAWNISLRACMHRVPTDPSVRGSRWPQPWPERAEKVPYWLNSSQVGVYGKAAPEDFAADYAHWKKVVQNSYLAGMGIEWKSVRNVMDMRAVYGGLAAALRDMNVWVMNTVNIDSPDTLPVIYERGMFGIYHDWCESFSTYPRSYDLLHADHLFSKLKARCKVLPVLVEVDRILRPNGKLIVRDDKETVDEIVEGVRSMHWEVRMTVSKHKEAMLCARKTMWRPTEMEPGPPTR; encoded by the exons ATGGCCCTGTTCGATCGGAACCAGAGGCCGCGGTCGTCGCTCTTCTCGACGGCGACCATCGTCGTCTTCGCGGCGCTCTGCCTCGTCGGCTTCTGGATGGtcacccctccctcgccggaggccGTCCCGGCGGCCACGGCGACGGCGTCCACTGCGGACGTCAAGAAGGCGGCGGAGGCCGTCgtgaaggagaaggaggaggaccgCTCCATCGACGCCACCAACAACTTCAAGCAGGACAGTGCCAACGTCGTCGCGGAGGCCACTACGGCCGCTGTGGAGGCCGAGAAGCCCACCGTGGATGCCAAGGGCGGCGAGGCCGACGGCGAGAAGCCGGCGTCCAAGAACCAGTCGTTCGATGACGAGAACGGCAGGACGGAGGGCGGCGAGCTCGTGAAGCCGGAAACCGCCGagacggacggcgccgccgctgccgctgccgccgtggCTGCTTCCCAGGGGAAGAGCGTGGAGGACACGGTGACGGACTTTAAGGAGCAGGCTTCTACCGACACTAAGGAAACCGTAGGCAGCGGCGGTCAGGACGCGAACACCGAGAAGACGCCGGCTGACACCAAGGAGAGCATCGTCAGCCAGGAGGAAAACCCGAAGGAGGCCGCCGGCGGCGGCTCTTCCAAGAAGCAGACCTTCGACGACGAGAATGGCAAGATGGAAGGCGTCGACGTGGTGAAGGATGACGGCAACAAGACGTTCATCTCAGAGGACAATGCCAAGCCAATAATGGAGGAGACGACCACTGCCGCCACGGACAAGATGGAGGACGCGGCGGCGGTCGGGATATCGACTGAAGCCTCCTCCGTCACTAATCCGGACGATACGAAGAGGTCGGACATTGTCGAGGAAGATCAGAAGCTTCTTCCGGAACCGCTGCCGAACGGGCAGGCGGAGCTGCTGACGGAGCCGGCGGCGCAGAACGGGTCGTTCACGACGCAGGCCGCGGAGTCGACAAACGAGCAGAAGACGCGCGCcgagaagaataagaataagaagaagaagaagaaagcggCAAGCAAGGCGGAAGCGGAACCGGAACGGGAACCGGAGGCGGCGGTGTTGTCGCCGGCGCACGTCTGGAAACTGTGCAACACGAGCACAGGCGAGGACTACATCCCGTGCCTGGACAACGAGGCCGCCATCAAGAAGCTCAAGACCGACATTCACTACGAGCACCGGGAGCGGCACTGCCCCGCGCACCCGCCGACGTGCCTCGTCCCGGCGCCGCCGTCCTACAAAGATCCCATCCGGTGGCCAGTCAGCCGCAGCAAGATCTGGTACCACAACGTTCCTCACACGCAGCTGGCGGAATTCAAGAAGCGTCAGAACTGGGTGAAGGTCTCCGGCGAGTACCTCACGTTCCCCGGCGGAGGCACGCAGTTCAAGACCGGCGGCGCGCTGCACTACATCGACCTGATCCAGCAGGCGTTCCCGGAGGTGGCTTGGGGCCGCCGGAGCAGGGTGGTGCTGGACGTGGGGTGCGGCGTGGCCAGCTTCGGCGGGTTCATGTTCGAGCGGGGCGTGCTGACCATGTCGTTCGCGCCCAAGGACGAGCACGAGGCGCAGGTGCAGTTCGCGCTGGAGCGCGGCATCCCGGCCATCTCCGCCGTCATGGGCACCAAGCGGCTCCAGTTCCCGAGCAACGTGTTCGACATAGTCCACTGCGCCCGATGCCGAGTCCCCTGGCACATCAACGGCGGATTGCTCCTCCTGGAGGTGAACCGCCTGGTCCGGCCCGGCGGTTTCTTCGTGTGGTCCGCCACCCCCGTGTACCAGAAGCTCGCCGAGGACGTGGAGATCTGGGGCGAGATGGTGAAGCTGACCAAGGCCATGTGCTGGGAGATGGTGGCCAAGACCAGGGACACCATCGACCGGGTGGGCCTCGTCATCTTCCGGAAGCCGATGAGCAACCATTGCTACGAGACACGGCGGCAGACGGAGCCTCCGCTGTGCCACCCGTCCGACGACCCCAACGCGGCGTGGAACATCTCGCTGCGGGCATGCATGCACCGCGTCCCCACCGACCCGTCGGTGCGCGGGTCGCGGTGGCCGCAGCCATGGCCGGAGCGGGCGGAGAAGGTGCCCTACTGGCTGAACAGCAGCCAGGTGGGCGTGTACGGGAAGGCGGCGCCCGAGGACTTCGCGGCGGACTACGCGCACTGGAAGAAGGTGGTCCAGAACTCGTACCTGGCCGGCATGGGCATCGAGTGGAAGAGCGTGCGGAACGTGATGGACATGCGGGCCGTGTacggcgggctggcggcggcgctgCGGGACATGAACGTGTGGGTGATGAACACGGTGAACATCGACTCGCCGGACACGCTGCCGGTGATCTACGAGCGGGGCATGTTCGGGATATACCACGACTGGTGCGAGTCCTTCAGCACCTACCCTCGGTCCTACGACCTCCTCCACGCCGACCACCTCTTCTCCAAGCTCAAGGCTAG GTGTAAGGTGTTGCCGGTGCTGGTGGAGGTGGACCGGATCCTGAGGCCGAACGGGAAGCTGATCGTGCGGGACGACAAGGAGACGGTGGACGAGATCGTGGAGGGGGTGAGGTCGATGCACTGGGAGGTGAGGATGACGGTGTCCAAGCACAAGGAGGCCATGCTCTGCGCGAGGAAGACCATGTGGCGGCCCACGGAAATGGAGCCGGGGCCGCCCACAAGATAA